CCACTTCTCCTGGGCGGGCCATTGATGAAGAAACTGGCTGAAGATCACAGAACAAATGCTTCGCCACTTCTCTGCACATGGGGCGCCAGTGCTAAATACTAAACCCCTGCTGCTGTGATCTCTGATCCCCCGAAGCACAGAGCAGCAGCTTCGCGCACATGTGCTGTGCTGTGCTCAGGGTagcagtttttttaaaaaaataataagtgTATTTCTTTGACTTCCATGCATGATCATTCGttttattcaattttttttgtaaattataAAATgaataatttattattaaaatatctTTAGTgatataataaatcataataaaataaataatatttatttaaaaattttgaataagacgaatggtcaaatACAATGTCTCGAAGTCAAAGAAATATATTTATTATGGGACGGAGCGAGTACTGTGAGAAGAAAACACGGCCAACTACTCAACTGGCACAGCAGAAGCTTGGCGTTTCCAAATCAGATCATTACAGATCCCAACGAAGCAGCACTTTATAGAATTAACATATAGGACTCTCATGATGACAGGCCTTGATCAAGGGAAGAGGGGCATGGCGAAGGACCGATCGCATCGGTGGTACCGCCGCTACTCGTCgtcgccaccgtcgccgccgaagAGCGACGTCCTGTAGTAGAGCAGGACGACGATGAGCATGAGCGCGAGCGCGACCCCGACGGGCGAGCCACCGAGGCGGTGGACGGAGTCCGGTGAGCCACCAAGGGCGAAGAcatcggcgagcgcggcggcgccgcggttgGAGGAGAGGATGCGGATGACGAGGATGAGGCTGACGGGGAGCAGCAGGAGCCCCGTGGGGCCGAGGAGCTCGGCGACGGCGCCCGTGATGGCCTCCCCGCCGTCGCCCATGAAGAGCGGGCCGGCCACCACGAGGCCCAGCACCACGGCCATGAGCAGCCCGTGCGGCGCCCCCGCCCCGTAGtagtgctgctgctggtactcgtcgccgccgcccctcatCATCCTCCTCTCTATCACTCTATGAGAAGAGAGGGGGAGTGGTGGAGGGAGTGGGAGTTGGAAGGAGTGTGTCGAGGAGGCTAGGACTCGatcggaggaggagaagaaggcaTGTGGGGGGTGGGTCGCGGTCACTCACATGTCACATGAcataggggagggggagggccgGGCGACCTTGGACTTTGTCGGCATCGGCATGACTGCGGCGGCCGCGTGCTGTGGACAGGGACGCAGGCCATGAGCTGTGCGTGCGTGCATCACCTCCCTGCTTCACGCTCACCAGATGGGGGTCGCGGACGGCTCGTGCTCGCTGCCGTCACCGCGCGCGGCGTGGCTGTTAACTTCCGAGCCGACCCCTACCGATGGCACGCGCTTGGTGGTtgccgcgggcgcgagtctcGTGAGCAAACGCCTGCTGCCTGCTCAAACCCGTGCGATGCGATGTGATCGTCGAACCGCCTCGAGGGCCGGATTGGCACACAAGTTTTTCCTTGAGCTAGCTGTACGTGTACAAGTTAGCTGGAGTGTCAAATCGACACTGGGACTAGGTTTTCTCACCCAACCTTCAACTTGCAATTGTATCAAGACGCGACTAGGCAAGCGAGTCAATTTTTGGGCGGGGCCTGCAAGGCTGAAAGCTCCGTCGCCATAGACAATTCCGTTCTGCTGACAAGGCAGGCATGGCCCATTACATTGtataaacattttttttgttttacagaGCCACATAAGTGACGTATCGCCAAGCTTACATCACAGAGAGCTTGGCAGCTTGCTTACTAACGACGAAATGTACGTGTGGAACCTCACCGGCAACCTACATCATCAGCATTCGTGCCCTCCGTTTCGCAGTGCGAACCAGGACCAACAGATAGATGCTAGTTGTTGTCGTGGACTAGGGGCTTGGTGATGGCCGGCTTGATCATGGTGGAGACGGGCGGCCTGGCCGCGAAGGAGAAGGCCACCTGGAAGGCGTCGCGGGAGGCCGACCGGAGCACCTCCAGGACcacgcgcctcgccgccgccattccCTATGTTTTTCCTTTGGTCGAGCGAGCTTCTCTCCCTTCTTCTCGGCTTCCGGAAGCCGGCCGGAAGATGTCCAGCGCCCAGGGGGCAGCCATGGCTTATAAAAGTGGGGGAAGAAGAGCGGTTGCGTTGGTTATTCACGgaaggctgctgctgcctccaGAATCCAGATGGGCCTGCTTATTATTACGCAGCGGGGGTCTAATTCTGGCTATGACAGAGGCGTGCGCAAATGTAGAGCGCAGGCCATCGCCTTTGCCGCCGGAGCACGtgatttgagttttttttttttttttgagaggaggATGGTAGGTGGTGGTATTTGAGTTTTGATGCGACGAGAAAATGTGGCCGCGGCCCATGGACAACGTTCGTCTTGGTGCCGGCTGCGGCCTGCTTGCAATTCCCGACACACGATGAAGTTGTGGCTGGGCTTGCTTTTTGATGGGCTGGGAGCCTGGCCTCTTGAGAATATGGGAGCCCGTTCAGAAGATTTGGTCAAGAAGTGGTTTGATTGGGCTCTCGAATTAGCCACCTCTTGTTGcatttaggccgggagcaaatATTGTGTTGACGTAGGTAAAAGCTCCGACTTGCGTTTTCTACCAGGACACGCGGACATGCCACGAGTCGCAAAACCGCCAGCGGGCCTCTCCCTGCTTTGCCGCCGCAGTTTTTATTTTGACCACGGTTTCGCACGTGCAACGTACTCGCCCTTTCCGATTGTCTAATCCCAGCCGCCCGACATCCACCGTTCCGACCCACGCGCAGCGCTGCAGTTCCGCCACACGGCTGGGCCCGACGCCGCCGGTCTCCGCCGCGCCCCACACTGTAGGAATATAGggtattaaaaataaaaattttctaccacataaataaagattactgcagttatagatcacaggATTatcactagacgcgcggttgcggaacttccgtagcgcgtcggtgtagtgtagATGGAAgtcggcagtgcagttgcgtaaACCAtctcacgaacggctcgtcgTTGTGTAGCAaacgcagcacctccacgaagtccacacgtacggaagaagcttcgcactctggattgctagatccgcgaggAAGAGGAACAGCAGGGGCGCTATTGTAGCGCACCGTAACTGGTCATCCTCGTGAATAGTAGCTAGAGTTAAGGTTTTTAGACGCCCCATCCTTTGTTTATATAGCTCATTAGGTCGACTGTCTTGGTCCTCGCATTGGGTGCCCTCTTTTGAGCCTAAATGActcattagtgcacctaagtcaatttaatttggatcttatccttatcaggcttctttcccttaagtgtgtgaccctatggattcacatgcgaatagacatagcccgagtactcttactcggccaaatagtagacagtggtctctagcaagacataTCAACtactatacgcacacaaagatcatatcagacgagccgccacaatatcatatacatattgttctctttgcctcacgatatttggtctagtttaaagccgactactctttctcgatcctgtgattcggaatacttagttaactcttaaccctagtaTGGCCATGTAtctcctgatccgaatcactcgaggggcccagagatatctctcttgtagagaggggcaaatcacATCTtaaccgactatgtctcacagcatatttcttgacagacccgaaaaacacctttatgactactctgttacggtgcagcatttgatggctcctaagtaagtcggttcataTCTTGAGTatatacgacgatctcaggtcttaggacataacgtatatattgtgtaatgagaagtcatcatctcgtgttgggtcagttcagtctcatgtctcacatgagcccacattattagtttgacatccccatatccatgacttgtgaaatgtagtcaatcaactaatacatatgctagtctaatatttatgtgtgtcctcacatgaactccgactaggaatatTTTAGAATATTTATATAAGTATAAAGTTTCACAAATatttcacataagcattaatcaatacaaattGCCATCCATAAATATTCAAagtacactttattaatcatgaatataaaaaaatataattatctGTAGGGTATATTtacaccacacaccacacccCCACAGATCGCACTCCCCCTATTTTCTGCCGCACCTTTGTTGGCCCGCGGGCTCGAGCTTGACGACGGCTTGTGGCTTTGGCTGGCTGGCCCACCGGCCGCACCCCACCCGGCAGCCTCGGGTGAGCTTCGTACGACTCTTCCGATTCCATTCCCCTCCGCGCCACCGCGCTCACTATTAAGATCCCAACCCCCTTCCCCTCTtcttccaccgccgcagcccgcagtCTAGCAGGGATCGCACACGCAAGCGCAAGCAGCTGGATTCGGGGGCTCGGCTCGGTCCGTGAGGAAGCTTTCCGGCGAGATGGCGGAGGAGAAGAGCGCGCTGCAGTCGGCGAGGGAGTGGGTCGTCGACCACAAGCTCCGGGCCGTCGGTACGCTCCAAaatcctcccccccccccccccccccccccccgcgctgcCTTCGTCTCCCTCGCTTCGTCTGAAACCAGGATTTTGCTCGCCTCTGTTCCCGTTCCCTCTCTTTCTTCTGCGCCGCGCCGTCCTGGGCGTCGAATCGCTCTGTTAATTGCTTGGCTTGTTTGTGTTTCAAAGGGACGCTGTGGCTGAGCGGCATCGTGGGCTCCATCGCCTACAACTGGTCCAGGCCGGGCATGAAGACCAGCGTCAAGATCATCCATGCCAGGTCTGCTCTGCTGCGTTCACGACCTACACTGCTTGCTGCCTTCACTTCGTCTGCTAAAAAAAATAAACGAATTGGGCAATTGGCAAAGGTTGTATGAGCAATGCTTGTCGAGGTAGCTGTATCGTGCTGCATTTTTTTTACATGCAGCGCAGAATATGCTAGAGCCTTTCTGGATCACAAGGCTGGTTGTTGTTTAGGTGCTAGCTAGATGGAGATAGCTTCAGGGGGAAAACATTGATTGGTTCACCATTTTCACGTGTTAGTACATGACCCATTTCTTATTATCTAGGTTGTAGCCAGCTAAAATATAGCTGCAGAAACATCGATTGGTTTCAAATTGCTGGTTGAACAGCATATCTTCTGCGTGttcaagaaaaataaaagagggATATCTTCTAAATCCtaaaggagaaaaatcactggCTATGCAATTTGCCTTGCCCTAGTAGCTCTTGTTTGTTCAACTTGAAACCGACTATTCTTTAGGTTGAATGCAAGTGCAACAACAGATGCTACTGCTTCCTTTACAGATTTGGTATATTTTAACCACTTCGAATTTGCGCTTGATACCCGTACAAAGTATCCCATGAAGTGTGTAGGGTGTTCAAGGCACATTAGGCCAAGCATCTTGCCTCATTTAAGTTGCTTCGGATGCCTGTTCGGATGCAACCTTCATACCAAGCATAGTACATCcgtttaagttttttttttagaaaactgCATATCCATTAAGCTGGTAGCGCagcatttaatttaattctaCTTGCAAAATAATGGTGTGGGATTGGACTTCAGttcaagggagagagagaaacaaaCTTATGTTTATATGGCATGCATTTGAGGGCATAACGCAAAGGAGCTAGTTCAGAAGGCTAAAAGCGTGTCAACGGAATCTTTCGAAgcaaactaggcgtatagcccgcgcatttgcgcagCTAGTATTGAAAGTTCAAAAAATCGCATGTCGttatatccttacttaaagattatactattttttaccatacatcatcttgtttattatcgtaaattatgtcttattgttggttaaaacaattcaaatatgatctacctataataacaatttgatttgttgagctttaataatattatgcatataattattcttattttcgttttattttgattgattgttgttagctttagtttttattaatagtatatatttgtaactgatatatagctaaatggtattttatatttattttttcataatgacattggtgagtgatttttaattaggtacAGAGGTATTTTagactaatttttatcataatggcagtggccggtaatttttatttttctattttttttattagcgtggaaatttttaggccttgagagcgaacgtggaggctccgtttgttggccaaataataagataatagatagtcTTTCTACGTCTTGAGTAGATCAGTGGAACACGTGTTAAAATAAATTTAGTCGAGTCAACCTGTGCATCTGCAAATTTATAACTAACGAGGGGTAGCAAATTCTGTTGTACAGTAAGCTTACTCTTTTCCATCGTAGAAATTCAcatgtttgtaaattttttattCAATGGATATTGGACACtgcaactaagtacattaccctcatcaaggatatgtacaagaatGCGATGACGTTTATCCGGATATGTGGTGGCGACACCattgactttcctattaacataggcctaaaTCAGGGGTCGACATTGAgctcttatttatttgctttggtgatggatgaggtcacaagggacataCAAGGTCATATCCTTTGGTGTAtgttctttgctgatgatgtggtgctagttgacgagaatAGAgtaggggttaataggaagttagagctgtggagacgcacgttagagtcaaaagggttcagacttagtaggaccaagaccgagtacatgatgtgcgatttcagcgcatctaggcatgagggtggtgacgttagtctcgatgggcaagtggtggcccaGAAGGACACTTTTCAGTATTTAGGTTTGATGCTACAAAAgaatggcgacattgatgaaaatGTTAGACATAGaatctcagctggctggttgaaatggcgtcaagcttctggGGTCCTTtgtgacaggagggtgccacaaaagctaaaaggtaagttctataggacagcgattcgcccggcgatgttatacggtgctgaatgttgccCTGCAAAAAGGCGACGTGTCCAGCAActgtgtagcagagatgcggatgttgcggtggttttgcgggcatacaaggagggatagagtccggaacgaagttattcgggaaagggtaggggtgACACCAATttaggagaaacttacccaatatcgattgagatggtttggacatgaccaacggaggcctccggaGGAGCCGGTGCGTAGCGGGGTGCTAAAGCGTGTcgataaggtaaagaggggtagaggtagacctaaactgacttaggacgagtcggttaagagagatcttaaagattgggatatctctgaggatgtagttttggataggagcacttggagactagctatcaacgtgcctgaaccgtgacctttgtgtcttttgggtttcatctctagcctatcccaactcgcttgggacaaaaggctatgttgttgttgttggtggtggatATTGGACACTGTTGTGGGATACACAAGGCTTGCTGTAAAGATTAGTTGGTTCTTGACTTCTTGTACACATATTGACTGATAACCTTTTCCATCGTCTATTTTTGGGGAGTTTTATGCATAATGCCATGGATATGTATCATTGGAAATTCACAACACAACAAATTGCTTAACTATTTAAGAGATTCTGCGATGGTGAATCTTGATTGTGATCCTTTTTGGATAATTTTTTCATTCACTACCTCTTGCATATGGATTTGTTATTACATTGTCTGCATTAATATACCAACTTGTCATCTTAGCTGCATCGACCATGTCCTGGTGGTTATTATTTTACTTTTCTTATGATGTATATGCAGATTCAGTTTCGTTTAAAAAAACTTCACTTAGATTAACTGCAGTGGATGCTAATTTAGATTCTTTTGGATGTATTATATCCGTACCATCTTGGCATTTTAGTGTCAACTCATGTCCTGTGCATCAATAATTCaatatgttttgttttgttttgttctatTGTCTAATTTTATATCCCTGGTGGCAGTGGTAGTCTCTATATGGTTTACTGCCTGTATCATATCATCTAAACAAAGTTGACATCTCCACTCATTATGTGCGCTAATGACATTTACCTTACATCTCCACTCTTTAAGTCTTTAATGCACTAATGAAACGTCTTTTATGCACATTTATGTGTAATATATTAGTAGACAAGACAAGCTGAATCCTAATTCTTTGGATGTTTTAACTTGGGCAGGTTGCATGCCCAGGCTCTGACACTGGCTGCCTTGGCTGGGTCTGCACTGGTGGAGTACTATGATCATCAGCAAGGATCGggatcaaaggttcaccaaTATGCAAAGCAGATCCTATCATCTGACGGCAGCTCACAAAAAGAGTAGGCAGTGTGGGTGAGTTAGGCGTTGGTGACAAATTAGCAGCAGTGAGACATGGAATGGATCGGATGTTATTTTCCGATCAAATAATTTGTCTGTGAAATTCTGTGGGAACTTCTGAAAGCTTTACCTGCTGATGGCTGCCCACTTCTATGAGTAAATTCTGTGGGAACTTCTGAAAGCTTTGCCTGCTGATGGCTGCCTACTTTTATGTGTAAGCTACTGAACCAGCATTTGGGATGTTGCAATATGCCGATAGCAGATGTTCCAAATATCTTGAATGGAATGCCCTTCATCTGCCGCTTGGTATGCATACAAGTCATCAGCCGTCAGACTATTTTTTGTTCTCTGTTTTTTAATGACCCTAATCGACAGTTTGATCGACCGATTTGGACTTTGGCCGATCCATCTCTTCCTTTTGAATCTGTTCTCTGCAGTTCTTCAGCCAAATTAGCAGCGGGGCTAATTTCTAACAGCGACATCGGCCCTCGGGAACCTGATTGAATAAGTTGGAGGCCTTGCAGAGAAGCTACTGTACCAATCCATGGGTTGTAGTTGCCCGTGTCCTGCTTCTTCCTTGCTGTGTATTGCTGACAGTTACCTGCACCTGCTCTGCGCCTCtgctcttgtgctgtggcggagtTGCACTTTGTGTTCTTCTCTTCACCTCACAACCGGTGCAGACCTGAAGAAACAAGACGACGCCATGTTCAAGTTGATGTTCTGCGTCTTCTTCAGTCGTCGAGCTGAAGGCCTGATGTTTCGAGGTACTGCGATTTCAGCTTTCGCAGTGGTgctgggccctgtttggtttcatgTAGCGCAACTTGCGCTACGTTGGAATCTTAAATGCATGGAGCACTAAACgatgtttatttgcaaaaaaaattcacggatgagtgtaacttttcgcgacgaatttaatgacgataattaatgctacagtaaccatctaaTCATGCGGCCAAATGTCTcgttaaattcgtctcgtgaagtagcgcaggggttgtaaaattaattttgtaaactgactttatttaatatctttaTTTATTGGTCAAAGTTTACTACGGTGTACACTCAGATGCTCAAGCTGCTCTATTTCTGAAATTGCGGTGATTAACACCGACAGGCCTTTCAGTAGTTTCGCtgtaaataaagaaaaaacacTACCAGGCCTGCATTAGTGGCAGTTCATGCCGATGTAAAAGTAACTAGATTGGCGTGATCATCAACATTGACATGCTTGCATGCTCTGGCTCACACCCGGGCTGCCCTGGTTAGGGTACTATGATCATCTGTCACTCTGTCGTCAGGATCAGGACCCAAAGTTAAGTATGCATAGCAGTTCCTGTGTCGCAAATTATCAACAGGCAGAGCAACTATCTAGACTTTGTTTTCTGCTGGCTACATAAGAAGGTCCTTATCAGGAGCAAGTAGTCCATAGGAATGTGAGTTCTCATGGAAATAATCGCATGTGTGCACATGTGACTCGCCGATTGTAAATTTGTAATCCTTGCATGAAGCAAAATCCTTGCAAAATCCTACACATTCTGCACATGATAAGGTGGAAATGCGCAAGACAGAAAATGTCAGACAAACTGACCAAAAGCTCAGGTACGGGATACAGTTTCAGGAACAAGTGAATGGCTTAAAGAATGGACCTGACTAGCTTAACATTGAAAGAATTCAGGAGCAGAGACCGCGTTGTTTATTTCCTTGAAGAAGACTTATTTACAGAAACCAAAGAATTTTGAGATCTCGGAGTAACCGTATCTCCATAAACACTACTGCTATTAGAAATATTTGAATGTCGAAAGGCTCAAAGCATTGCAAATTTCTGACGATCAGCTTAATATAATGtggcaatctcgatcaaaaatAACAATAGTAATAAATGCTTAATATATTGAGCTCAGTGTCAGTATCTAACCATAGGGAACATATGAAATACAGCCATACAGGACATGGGTTGTCGTTGTGAGACATGGTTATGACCTAGTGTGGTCTGCTGCAGTCCCCTATGCTATGGTGATGAACCATGAGGAAGGAAATAATTGAGGGACGTGGCCCAGTTCGAGTCTCCATCACCGCTTCCACCAACTCATAACGGCCTAACACCCTTGTCTCTTTCTCAACTTgcgccttgcctttcttgaccCTGCTATCAATCATGAAGCAAAAGGGAGCTCAGCACAGGGAGCAAGCAATGTTCAGTGACTTCAGCACTGGTACAATGATCCTGAACCTTTTGCCAGACCAGTCAGAGAGTTGCATGCAGCACATCTTCTTCATCAGCTTAATTGGACAGAGGTGTGCTATTGGGGGTTGGGGATATTGGTAACAGCGAGTTGTTGGAAGATGGAGCATTCAGCATGCATGATTGCACAGAACTGTCGGCCCCGGAATCACCAGAAGGTTAACAATTTTGCTGCAATGAGAGGGAGGATGCTGGTCACACTTGGCCAAAAGGGAGAACTGAAAGTTGTACGTGCCTGCCATGTGGACGATTGAATAATACAATACGGTACTAAGCCAGCATTGTTAATTTCAGGATTATATATATTTCTCCGAAGACTTAAAGGAACTTTCTGCAGCTTTTGCTGAATTTTCCTGGTCGGTCAGGCAATCCCCTGCCTAACTGTACCGCCAAACTTAGATCCACAAAAAGTGCAAAACACATGAGCTCACGACGGGTGTGCAATACAAAATTACTAAATTAGTATCTGGACTTTGCAGGCTCAAGATCTGCAGTAGTTGTACATGAACACGAGCACACGCACCAACCGACCCTTTTACACCCTGGCTGGAGTGACTTGAGAACCGAACCGAGAGCTACCCATGTTGGCGCCACCAACCTGCTCGTGTCTTTTTGAAAGCCTCATCTCACTTGCCATTTCAATGCGGGAGGTTTGGTCGTAGTTTTCATGTTGAGGTAGCTCAGGCCCGCCTAACTGTACTGGTGGTGAATCGAAGCAAAGACACATCTTCAGGCTACTGGAAAGCCATCGCGGCCGCTCGGTTTGGATGGTCAATCCCGCGCGCGAATCAAGGCTCAGTTTCGTCCTGCGTAGATCGATCCAAGCAATGCAAGCCACGACGATGGCGACGGGAGGCAGAAAAGGCCTGCGCGAGATGGACGCAATTGACAATTGGCATGGCCAGAGCCCAGGCAGGTCGCGACTGTACGCGGGGACCCACGTGGCCTGCTCTTGATGTACGTGCCAGTTAATTACTCCAtctgttctaaattataagtcatttcaaaaatcttggagagtcaaaccatttcaaagtttgaccaaaattatagtgAGAAACATAAAGATTTATGGCATCAAATAGGtacactatgaaaatatagctaacaaagaatctaatgatacttaattgatatcataaatgttattatcttattatataattttggtcaaattttaaaaattttgactctccaagattcttggaatgacttataatttggagcgGAGGGAGTAACAAGCGTCGTAGCATGGTCGCCACCTGGTGGAGGAGTACGTAGATGCATGTGTGGTTATCCAGTGAAGCTGCTATGCAAACATATCTTTGAGCAATACTActgctatatatatatctagTACGAATTTACTGACGTTTCAGACAAAAGGAACGGCTTGTTTTTAATGTCTGAAAGTCAACTTTATGTTAGCAAATAGCAAAGCTACCCATCCGAGGTGCGGAGCTGCAGCCAGAGATAGAGCGATAGCATGTGATTTTGCTGGCATGGGTCTCAAAGGCGGCCTGAATTAGgctgcagtggcggagccaccactGGGGCGAGCTACGGCGGCCGCCCTAGGTCCTTAGGGCCGAGCTCCAGAGCAGATCCCCGTTCCGGCGGCGCTTGGAAGGTGCCGGTCTGCCGGACGCGAGGAAGAAGGTGGAGGACGGCAGGACTAGGACGGCAGGACTAGGACGCACCGTAGGAGAGAGGCGAGACGCGAGAGGCCTTCTAGGCCGAGTTTTGGGCCGGCCTGCGGTTCAGCCCAGCGCGTCCCACACTCCCACCCAAGTCTCCGCGTTGTGGACTCGTGGCGTGGCCGAGCTCGTCATCCACACCCCGCACCGCAGCCCGCCCCCGCTCCGAGTCGGCGCCCCTCcatttgccgccgccgcccgccggtctGCCGTCCCCGCCGGAGAGGATCCAGCGCCGCGGCTGAGCCCTCCTAGGCGCCTTCTGCTGGCCGCGCCGGCGCACCTGCAGCTGCAGTCCGCCCCCGCCTGGCTGCCTCCCGCCGACGCCCGGTGGATctcgcgcgggcgcggccgcacCTGCAGCTCGCGTCGGCGCCTCCTCCCGTCGTCCGCGCCGATGCGCCGTGCGCCTGCCTTTCCTCTACCTCACACTCGCCTCGTCACGCCTTCCTCTTCGCGTGCGCGCCGAGCGCCGTGCGCCAGAAGGACAGAAGCGAGCTGAGGTCGCCATTGCCGACCTCCAAGCCTGCGCCGCCCCCTTTTCGATTCCACCTAACCTACTCTGTCAAACTTCGATTCCTTGCATCTACAGCTTCACCCCGAGGTCCTCTACGATCTCAGGCCACCGGTTGCCCAAGCCTCGGGCTGTACCAGCTGCGCGacggctcgccgccgtcgccatggtTGCCGTTGACGACCTCGTAGGTGAGCTCAGGTGATATCTGTCCTTCGAGCCCAACCAACTTGCAAAATGAGTTCGCCTTGAGGTGCTGATGATGATGCTCTCGGTGGTTCATGGTTTTCGTAGCAGGATCAACGGAAACGCGGAGGTCAGCGCCACCGGCCCAACGTCACGCATGAACGTGGCTTCCTCCGCGAGTTCCGGCCACCttggtgctacagtacccagcCCTAGGTCATTTCTGgggctggctccgccactgattAGGCAGACAGAGCCACGTATCAACCCATACTAAACTAGTAGTCCTAATACTCTATTAAATACTACCGTTACTCGTGCAGTTCACTGAAACAGGAACCTCTGGTTGTTGCTAGCTGATGCGTACCACCTAGTAGTACTTACAGTGTCACCGAAAggcagcatgcatgcatgtgagtACGTGTCCCTCCGGGATCAGCATGACTGCACATTCAACTGAAAGGTTTTGTCCATTTTGCTAAATCGATCGATCTCCGCAGGCATGCACCTTCCAGAGCACTCGCAGTTTtgcttaattttttaaaaaattatatggTACAACTCAAACACTCATCACTAAAAATGATACCAAGTCATCCTAAAAATTTGCAGCCTGACTTCCCTGCAGTGTCCTTGCACTGGTTACGGTGTGGTGGTATGAGATAG
This portion of the Panicum virgatum strain AP13 chromosome 2N, P.virgatum_v5, whole genome shotgun sequence genome encodes:
- the LOC120662155 gene encoding uncharacterized protein LOC120662155; this translates as MMRGGGDEYQQQHYYGAGAPHGLLMAVVLGLVVAGPLFMGDGGEAITGAVAELLGPTGLLLLPVSLILVIRILSSNRGAAALADVFALGGSPDSVHRLGGSPVGVALALMLIVVLLYYRTSLFGGDGGDDE
- the LOC120662156 gene encoding uncharacterized protein LOC120662156, giving the protein MAEEKSALQSAREWVVDHKLRAVGTLWLSGIVGSIAYNWSRPGMKTSVKIIHARLHAQALTLAALAGSALVEYYDHQQGSGSKVHQYAKQILSSDGSSQKE